The following DNA comes from Lathamus discolor isolate bLatDis1 chromosome 5, bLatDis1.hap1, whole genome shotgun sequence.
GCACGGGCGCAGGTCAGGGTGCAGTGGGGTGTAGCGAGTGGCAGCAGGCGCGGGTCGACATGTGCTGGTTAACGTGTTACAGACAGTGTGGGGCTGGGATGGAACAGCGGCAGCTGTGGGGCGCAGGTAGGCACGGGCATGGGGttggcagcagggctgagctACAGGGTCTGACAGAGCACTCAGGCCACCACGTCCATGTGGTGTGGCAGAGGCTGTGCCGAGGCCCGTGGCTCCCTTGTGCCAGCAGCACAACCTTTGCACAGGTCAGAGAGCACCTGGcgcctgctgtgctgcagccggGACAGAGCCTGTGGGTGGCTTTTTGGGGCTGGGGCACCCATGGGATACTCCTGTGGTGCTGCAGGGGCTGAGAACATGGCACTATGGGGTCCTGTGTTCCCTACACTGTGCTGTGGCCAGATGTGCTTTGCCAAAGCCAATAGCACAGGTGCAGATATGTGGGGTCATGTCGGGACATGTAGAGTTATTTGGAGCTGTGTGGGGCCATGACCCTGTACCTGAGAGGGCATCCCCCTTCTGTTTCCACGcacctgccctgtgctgggctgatGCTGAGCTGTCCCTTCACAGGGTGCAGGGATGAAcaaggtgctgctggagctgcggctgcaggaggagagggcaTTCCTGCAGAGCATGCTGCAGGAGGGTTCCAAGGAGCCACCCCCCAGCTGGCGAGACAGCCACAGTCTAGCCATCATCTCCGAGCCCCTCACCAGTGACGATGCCCTCTGTGTGCCCAACAGCCCCACATTGCCCAGGTAGCCAGCAGGGGCCAGGGGCCAGGGGATCTgtgtgtccccatgtccctgtgtccccagggaGCTCAGCCTCATCGCAGCAGCAGTGGAGCGCAGCCCATTCCTGTGGCGCCTGGGTGAGGGCTACCCCGAGGTGCTGGCCCAGAGCTTCACCCCAGTCCAACATGGCCCTGGGGACACAGTGCTGGCTGAGGGCACCGCCATGTGCATCGTGGCAGGTGGGAGGGCAGAGGCAGGCCACATGTGTGCAGGTGTGCTCATGTATGTGGCTGTCCACAGGTGTGAGCTCACCTGCAGTGTGCACCCACTGCAGGAGATGCACGATATGGGTGCATGTGTGaggctgcctgctgcagagcagcctgtgtgtgcatgcatgcatgtgtgcataCACGTGTGCATGCTCTGCCATGTCTCTCCACAGAAGGGCAGCTCAGTGTGAGCCAGTGTGGCTGCCCACTCCACAAACTGAGCCCAGGAGATGTGTTTGGGGAGCTGGCCCTGCTGTACCACTGCAGGCACATGGCCACCATGCAGGGTAAGGACCATCCCCACCACGGGTACGGGGTACCCACTGCATGTACCCAACACCCTGACACCCTCCTGTGTCTCAGCGCTCAGCCCTGTGTGCCTCTGAGccaccatgacaagtgcaaggtcctacacctgggttggagcaatcccaggcacagctacaggttgggcagagaagagattcagagcagccctgcagagaaggacttgggggtgttggttgatgagaaaatgaacatgagccggcttcagtgtgcgctcgcagcccagaaagccaaccgtatcctgggctgcatcaaaaggagcgtgaccagcaggtcgaaggaggtgatcctgcccccctctactctgctctcgtgagacctcacctggagcattgtgtgcagttctggtgtcctcaacataaaaaggacatggaactgctggaacaagtccagaggagggccacgaggatgatcagggactggagcacctcccgtatgaagacaggctgagaaagttggggcttttcggcctggagaagagaaggctgtgtggagacctcatagcagccttccagtacctgaagggagcctatagggatgctggggagggactattcattagggactgtagtgacaggacaaggggtaacgggttaaaacttaaacaggggaagtttagattggatataagaaggaagttatttactgttagggtggtgaggcactggaatgggttgcccagggaagttgtgaatgctccatccctggtaatGTttaaggccgggttggacagagccttgggtgagatggtttagtgtgaggtgtccctgcccatggcaggggggttggaactagatgatcttgaggtcctttccaaccctaactattctatgattctatgattgaccAGCAGCGGTACCGTGCCATTGCCGCCAGCAATGCCGCACAGCGCCAGGCTGAGATCCTGGGCTCCCTGTGATGTGAGTTCCCTGCAGCACTCAGCACCCCCAGACCTGCACTCCAGCACCCGGCTTGGGGGGCCTGGACCCTCTGGCCAGCACTggcctgcagagcccagctgcaGCCTTCTCCTCATCATCGTCtgtatcatcatcatcacctcCATCCCGTCTCATCTCCACCCCATTCCCAGTCCCTGGCTTTTCCCAGCTGATTCCGAGTTCAGGCATGGTGCAGTCAGAGCTCatggggtgcaggcagggctcagGAAGGGCACAGGCAGACCATGGCACTGCCCCTCTCCCTGCAGGGTGCCCTGTCTGCAGGATGCCTCTGACAGCCACCTCTGCACGCTGCTGGATGCCATGGAGGAGTTGGGTGAGCGCCTGAGATGGGGCTccctgtgtggggctggggagcgCATCCCAGGTGGCTGCACCCCTGGGGGCTGGGGCCTGATTCTAATGGGACAGGCCTGTGGTGGTGGGGTTGGGgtctgcctgcaccctgcctgctcctgccccatccctgcccgcAGTGCACATTTGAACCCAGCCATGTCATTATCCATGAAGGAGATGAGGGGAAAGCTTCTACATCATCCTGAAGGGAGAGGTGAGTGCAGCACCCATGGCACTGTGGACCCCCAGGGCAGGAGCAGTGCCTGCCACGCCATCCCTGCTCAGGCTGTCCCCATGTCCTGTGCTGCAAATGCGGGTGAATTGGTGTGAGGTAGGCAGGAGAAGCTGATCTGTGTCCTGGGTCCTGGCAAGCACTTTGGGGAGCTCACCCTGTTGCCGTAGGTGCCCAGCACCTGCTGCCCCAGTGCACCCCCAAGCACCCCTGCGCAGCCCAGTGTTGCAGCCAGCCTGGGCACTAGCCCCCCATGCACCCCCCGTGTACTCCCCGTAACCCATCTCCTCATGCATTCCCCAATCCCCTTCTCTGCACAGGGACAGCCCCTGGATAGCCTTGTGCCAAGCCCAGGGACGTCACCTGCGTCACCCTGGCCAAGGAGCGGGTGTCCCTGTGTTCTCCCCCTAAATGCcaccccccagcccagccctgccccactGACAACTCTTCTGCCCTACAGAGACTTCCTGGCGCTCAGCTCCCTCTGCCCCATGCAACTGTGAGTGTCCCccgggggggtgtgggggggggcaAATAGGAAGACCCCATAGGGGTGGGGGGTCGGTGGTGATGGACGCTGGGGCCACTGCTCCCCCTGAGGGTTCCCACCATGGAGCACCTGGAGGTggctccatcccagccccacAAGGGGCTGTGTCCCCACTGCCCACTCTTCACCCACCCCAGGCAGCTATGGGGTCCACAGGcatggtgctggggagggggctgAGCTGGGTTGGACCCTCAGCCTCCCGGCTCCTCATTCCCCAGGAATGCAGCTGAGACAGAAATGCTGGGCCTGGAGGATCCTGCGAAGTGAGTGGAATGGGATGGGGtaggaggggatggggatgaggggCCTTGGAGATGAGAGCGGGATGGGATGAGGTGAGATGGAATTGGGGACCAAGCCATCCTGCCCTGTAACCAGGCACTCTGTCCTCAGGGCATTGACATCGCTTGGCAGTGGAGGTGGCAGGCAGCAGTTCCTGAGCTGGAGGTCTTGGAGGTCCAGCTTGGGGTTCTGAGTGCTGCCATGTCCCCACGGCCCATCCTGGAGCCGTGGCGGTCTCTGGGGTCCAGCCCGGTGCTGAGGCGCCTTCAAGGTCTATCCCAGTGCTGCccctggggagcaggggagTTCTGAGCCCTGCAAGGTTGGGAGTCAGCAGCCCCACGGCGCTGCCgcgggtgctgcaggagcatgGTCCCCACTCACAGGAGCTGGGGGTTCCCAAACCTGCAGCAGCCCCCATTCCCAACACGGCTGGAGGACCTGGAGGCTGTGTGCTACAAGGAGGGGCCATGGCAGGGCCAGCGTTGTCCTGAGCACCGGCAGCTTCGGCAGGGTTGAGCTGGTGAGAGCTGGACCCTGCGTCCCCTGGATCCCGGCTGTGCCTGTCCTGGTGCCTGTCCTGGTGCTCATCGCTGCCCATGCCCAGGTGCGGTGCCAGGAACGTGTCTTTGCGCTGAAGCGGATCTGCAAGGACTGGGTAGTGCGGACGTGGCAGTAAGAGCACGGCGTGCACGGAGCGGTGGGTGCTGGCTGCCAGCGGCAGCCCCTTCGTTGTGGGGTAAGGACAGGCACTATGGGCACGTTGTGGTGCAGCCACCGGCTGTGCCGACATCCCACTGACCCTTCTCTGCCAGCAGGCTTTTCGGCACCTTCTGGGGTGGGCAGTGCGTCTACCTGCTGCTGTGGGTCTGCCAGGGCAGCGAGCTGTGGGCCAAGCTGCGCAAGGTGTATGGTGCTGGAGCGAGCATTAGGCTGTGCCATGGCGCATGCCACATTGTGCCGTGCACCCGCCTGTCCCTGCTGTGCAGGCGCTGCTTGGAGGACCCACTGGCCGCGTTCTGCTGCGCCTGTGTGGTTGAGGGCCTTCAGTACCTGCATGGACGTGGCATTGTCTACCGTGACCTGAAGCCTGAGAACCTCATGCTGGACCAGCCTGGCTACGTGAAGCTGGTACTGGGGAGGGTGGAGAAGTGGTGAAGTGGAGCTGGGGGGTCTGTAGAGGTGACAGTGCTGCTGCCCTCAGCTTGACTTTGGATTCGCCAAGGAGCTGTGTCAGGGGGGGAAGAGCTTCTCCTTCTGCAGGACCCAGCGCACAAGGTGCTGAGCCAGGAGGGCGATGGCTTCACCATCGACTTCTGGGTGTTGGGTGTCCTCACCTTCGAGCTGCTGGTGGGCAGGCGAGGCCAGCGTGGCAGAGGGGGGCCGACTGAGACCCCATGTAAGGTCCCACCTGCACCCCCCGTCCTGCCCCCAGGTCTCTGTTCCACAGCACAGGCCCCTGGCAGACCTACAGCCGCATCCTGGATGGCATCTTCTTCCTGGCCTTCCTCAGTAAGGCTGGCTGTTCAATCATAGGCAAGCTCTGCAGGTGTGGGGGCACCCAGCATGGGACTGGTGAGGGCAGGGGGCACCGGGTTGCTGTAGGGTGCCCCAGGTGCAACGCTGCACCCAGTGTGTACGGGGGGTCACCTTAGGACA
Coding sequences within:
- the LOC136015969 gene encoding LOW QUALITY PROTEIN: cGMP-dependent protein kinase 1-like (The sequence of the model RefSeq protein was modified relative to this genomic sequence to represent the inferred CDS: inserted 6 bases in 4 codons; deleted 1 base in 1 codon; substituted 1 base at 1 genomic stop codon) yields the protein MNKVLLELRLQEERAFLQSMLQEGSKEPPPSWRDSHSLAIISEPLTSDDALCVPNSPTLPRELSLIAAAVERSPFLWRLGEGYPEVLAQSFTPVQHGPGDTVLAEGTAMCIVAEGQLSVSQCGCPLHKLSPGDVFGELALLYHCRHMATMQGKDHPHHGYGVPTACTQHPDTLLCLSAQPCVPLSHHDKCKVLHLGWSNPRHSYRLGREEIQSSPAEKDLGVLIDQQRYRAIAASNAAQRQAEILGSLVPCLQDASDSHLCTLLDAMEECTFEPSHVIIHEGDXGESFYIILKGEVSAAPMALWTPRAGAEKLICVLGPGKHFGELTLLPDSPWIALCQAQGXVTCVTLAKERVSLCSPPKCHPPAQPCPTDNSSALQRLPGAQLPLPHATGIDIAWQWRWQAAVPELEVLEVQLGVLSAAMSPRPILEPWRSLGSSPVLRRLQGWESAAPRRCRGCCRSMVPTHRSWGFPNLQQPPFPTRLEDLEAVCYKEGPWQGQRXVLSTGSFGRVELVRCQERVFALKRICKDWVVRTWQXEHACTERWVLAASGSPFVVGLFGTFWGGQCVYLLLWVCQGSELWAKLRKVYGAGASIRLCHGACHIVPCTRLSLLCRRCLEDPLAAFCCACVVEGLQYLHGRGIVYRDLKPENLMLDQPGYVKLLDFGFAKELCQGGKSFSFCRTXAHKVLSQEGDGFTIDFWVLGVLTFELLVGRSLFHSTGPWQTYSRILDGIFFLAFLSKAGCSIIGKLCRHHQGQCLGNTASGIHGIKKYRCFRAPMWGKLLLWQLEATTLQLIRERPPFANFKGFSVNRMPAEHEFSGWDEDFWWQ